In Xylanibacter ruminicola 23, a single genomic region encodes these proteins:
- a CDS encoding DUF6078 family protein, which yields MNTISSKEVPDYYTLCIKSDCPMAAHCLRQMATNVLTKKYKIVQIVNPLFTEPSEKCEFYRSDEPQTFARGFAKMQEEMLPRQYKTFSCRLQGKFGRTGYFERRRGERLCSPKDIMIIKNVLKEIGMQHLGFDAYEQLYNWND from the coding sequence ATGAATACAATCAGTAGTAAAGAAGTACCAGACTATTATACACTTTGTATCAAGTCTGACTGTCCGATGGCCGCTCACTGTCTTCGTCAAATGGCCACGAATGTGCTAACCAAGAAATACAAGATAGTGCAAATAGTGAATCCCTTATTTACGGAACCATCGGAAAAGTGCGAATTCTACCGTTCAGACGAGCCTCAGACATTTGCTCGTGGATTTGCAAAGATGCAGGAAGAGATGTTGCCAAGGCAATATAAGACGTTCTCATGCAGACTTCAAGGTAAATTCGGTCGTACGGGATATTTCGAACGTAGGCGAGGGGAGAGGCTTTGTTCGCCCAAGGATATAATGATCATAAAGAATGTTCTGAAGGAAATCGGCATGCAGCACCTCGGCTTCGATGCCTATGAGCAGCTTTATAATTGGAACGATTAG
- a CDS encoding decaprenyl-phosphate phosphoribosyltransferase, which translates to MIHYIRLIRPLQWLKNVFVFAPIFFSTNLLKPEFFWPTLMVFASFCLISSSIYCFNDLKDVEADRQHPKKCHRPIASGKVSVMGGYVMMLLCTIGALAILPLAESPNTPYLYAIIIGYWLMNIGYCLKLKQFAILDVSIIAIGFVMRVLAGGIATDIYISHWLVMMTFLVTLFLAFTKRNDDYRIYEQTGTKPRVSITGYNKTFINEATAIIASVTLVCYIMYTMSPEVIHRLGTRYVYLTSGWVLAGLLRYLQNMIVFGLSGSPTKSLVKDHFVQFCILGWIASFFVIIYL; encoded by the coding sequence ATGATACATTATATACGACTTATACGCCCGTTGCAGTGGCTCAAAAACGTGTTTGTATTTGCGCCCATTTTCTTCAGTACCAACCTGCTGAAGCCGGAATTCTTCTGGCCCACATTGATGGTGTTTGCATCGTTCTGTTTGATATCGAGTTCTATATACTGCTTTAACGATCTGAAGGATGTAGAGGCCGATCGTCAGCACCCAAAGAAATGTCACCGCCCCATTGCGTCAGGCAAAGTTTCAGTGATGGGAGGCTATGTGATGATGCTACTATGTACCATTGGTGCATTAGCCATTCTGCCATTGGCAGAGAGTCCTAATACGCCTTACCTCTATGCCATCATTATTGGTTATTGGCTGATGAATATCGGCTATTGTCTGAAGTTGAAGCAGTTTGCTATCCTCGACGTATCGATTATAGCCATAGGTTTTGTGATGCGCGTATTAGCTGGAGGTATCGCAACGGATATCTACATATCGCACTGGTTGGTGATGATGACTTTCCTAGTCACACTGTTCTTAGCCTTCACCAAACGTAATGACGATTATCGTATCTATGAGCAGACAGGCACCAAGCCTCGCGTATCAATCACAGGCTACAACAAGACCTTTATCAACGAGGCTACAGCCATCATTGCCTCTGTAACATTGGTGTGCTATATCATGTACACCATGTCGCCAGAGGTGATTCATCGCTTAGGCACCCGTTATGTTTACCTCACGTCAGGCTGGGTATTAGCTGGTTTACTACGCTATCTGCAGAATATGATTGTGTTCGGATTGAGTGGCAGTCCTACCAAATCTTTGGTAAAAGACCATTTCGTGCAATTCTGTATCCTGGGCTGGATAGCCTCATTCTTTGTAATTATCTATCTGTAA
- the nth gene encoding endonuclease III produces MKKKERYDLILEHFREKMPLVTTELDFGSTFQLLVAVVLSAQCTDKRINQVTPDLFAHYPDAQSMAKAEEEDIFEWIRSVSYPNAKAKHLVEMARVLMEKFNGEVPSTLDELLTLPGVGRKTANVIQSVAFGKATLAVDTHVFRVAHRLGLVSKSDNTPYKVEMALTKYIPEEDIPNAHHWLLLHGRYVCTARKPHCEKCEIEKYCAKIIS; encoded by the coding sequence ATGAAGAAGAAAGAAAGATACGACCTGATTCTGGAGCATTTCCGCGAGAAAATGCCGTTAGTAACTACCGAGTTAGATTTCGGTAGTACCTTCCAACTGTTAGTAGCTGTGGTGCTGAGTGCGCAGTGTACGGATAAACGCATCAATCAGGTAACGCCCGATTTGTTTGCCCACTACCCTGACGCTCAGTCGATGGCAAAGGCTGAAGAAGAGGACATCTTTGAATGGATAAGGAGTGTATCGTATCCTAACGCCAAAGCAAAACACTTGGTAGAAATGGCAAGGGTGCTAATGGAGAAGTTTAATGGCGAAGTACCCAGTACACTCGACGAACTGCTAACACTGCCTGGTGTTGGCCGCAAAACAGCAAATGTGATTCAGAGTGTAGCTTTCGGCAAAGCCACCTTAGCCGTCGACACACATGTATTCCGTGTAGCACATCGACTTGGCTTGGTAAGCAAAAGCGATAATACCCCTTATAAAGTAGAAATGGCGCTCACGAAGTATATCCCCGAAGAGGATATACCTAATGCCCACCACTGGCTGCTACTACATGGACGCTATGTTTGCACAGCGAGGAAACCTCACTGTGAGAAATGCGAAATAGAAAAATACTGTGCTAAGATTATTTCTTAG
- a CDS encoding RNA polymerase sigma factor: protein MDKRREFESIVREYSEQLYWQIRRIVLTHDDANDVLQNTFLKAWNGFDNFHGESKISTWLSRIAINESLDFLRRNKHLGSATSDDMSVANSLLADDYFDGNETEAMLQQAVSQLPDVQRTVFQLRYFEEMKYSDISQLLDTSEGALKASYHIAVKKITEFFKSRD from the coding sequence ATGGATAAGCGAAGGGAGTTCGAGTCGATAGTACGCGAATATAGCGAACAGCTGTACTGGCAGATACGTCGCATCGTGCTTACCCACGACGATGCCAACGACGTGCTTCAGAATACGTTTCTGAAAGCATGGAATGGCTTTGATAATTTTCATGGCGAGTCGAAGATCTCAACTTGGCTGTCGCGTATAGCTATCAACGAGAGTCTCGACTTTCTGCGTCGCAATAAACACCTGGGCTCTGCTACCTCTGATGATATGTCGGTTGCTAACTCGCTGTTGGCTGATGACTATTTTGATGGTAACGAGACCGAGGCGATGCTGCAACAGGCTGTGTCACAGTTGCCCGATGTGCAGCGTACGGTGTTCCAGTTGCGATACTTTGAGGAGATGAAATACAGCGACATCAGTCAGCTGCTCGATACGTCGGAGGGAGCATTGAAAGCGTCCTATCATATTGCGGTGAAAAAGATTACAGAATTTTTTAAGTCGCGCGATTAA
- a CDS encoding L,D-transpeptidase family protein, translating to MSICLVLVSCFGHGSQELSEAERSAFGEYVNQLDSAVTGAWFDRMGVSADADSVLAYLRREVPRNGLDTTAFFVPEIAKDLEIVHQLLFDSVGMSINEVLPRLNAHLSKAYIRYATGQRYGFMKPRVFNHMDPKVGNPGIFARVFDYDPALPDTSVAAKKMTESDRLAFLVSSAPDTYIYKALLREMDKTTNADKRHQLAVNMERCRWQIEHPKDVKRQILVNIPAQQLWAIDVDSVLDMRICCGAVPTKTPLLHSAISYMQVNPEWVIPQNIVKTEVVHHAGDSAYFARNRYSVIDKESGDTLNVASVGANALLSGKLRISQKGGVGNSLGRIVFRSQNDFSIYLHDTNNRSAFQRDRRTLSHGCVRVQKPFELASFLLSDVDEWTLESLRISMDIPPVTDRGREWLHKHADAPHPYRLISYHAVKPHVPLYILYYTTFPNPKTGAIDYWPDLYGFDKVISKELKWISEGSSSR from the coding sequence TTGAGTATCTGTTTGGTGCTGGTTTCCTGCTTCGGTCATGGAAGCCAAGAACTATCTGAGGCTGAACGTTCTGCTTTTGGTGAATATGTTAATCAGTTAGACAGTGCGGTTACCGGTGCTTGGTTTGATAGAATGGGGGTATCGGCAGATGCCGATTCCGTTTTGGCCTATCTGCGCCGTGAGGTGCCACGTAACGGCTTAGATACAACTGCTTTTTTTGTACCTGAGATAGCTAAGGATTTAGAGATTGTTCATCAGCTATTATTCGATTCGGTTGGGATGAGTATCAATGAGGTGCTACCTCGTTTGAATGCCCATCTGTCCAAGGCATATATTCGCTATGCAACTGGTCAACGGTATGGTTTTATGAAACCACGTGTGTTTAATCATATGGATCCCAAGGTGGGTAATCCTGGCATTTTCGCTCGTGTGTTTGATTATGATCCAGCTTTGCCAGATACATCTGTGGCTGCCAAAAAGATGACTGAAAGCGATCGCTTGGCTTTCCTTGTTTCTTCAGCGCCTGATACTTATATCTATAAGGCGCTGTTGCGTGAAATGGATAAGACAACCAATGCTGATAAACGCCATCAGTTGGCGGTAAACATGGAGCGTTGTCGCTGGCAGATAGAGCATCCTAAGGATGTAAAACGCCAGATATTGGTAAATATCCCTGCTCAGCAGTTGTGGGCGATAGATGTTGATAGTGTGCTTGATATGCGTATCTGTTGTGGTGCGGTGCCAACCAAAACGCCTTTATTGCATAGTGCCATCAGCTATATGCAGGTAAACCCTGAGTGGGTGATTCCACAGAATATCGTAAAGACCGAAGTAGTGCATCATGCTGGCGATTCGGCTTACTTTGCCCGTAACCGTTATTCTGTTATCGATAAGGAATCGGGTGATACTCTGAATGTTGCCAGTGTTGGTGCTAATGCGTTACTTTCTGGTAAATTGCGTATTAGTCAGAAGGGTGGAGTAGGCAACTCTTTGGGCCGTATCGTATTCCGTTCCCAGAATGATTTCTCGATTTATCTTCACGATACCAATAACCGTAGTGCTTTCCAGCGAGATCGCCGCACCCTGTCGCATGGTTGTGTCCGTGTGCAGAAACCGTTTGAACTGGCCAGTTTTCTGTTATCTGATGTGGATGAATGGACACTCGAGAGTCTTCGCATCTCGATGGATATTCCGCCTGTAACCGATCGTGGTCGTGAGTGGCTGCACAAACATGCTGATGCCCCGCATCCGTATCGACTGATATCCTATCATGCTGTAAAGCCTCACGTGCCTCTATACATATTGTATTATACAACCTTCCCCAATCCTAAGACGGGCGCTATTGATTATTGGCCCGATTTGTATGGATTCGATAAGGTGATTAGTAAAGAATTAAAATGGATAAGCGAAGGGAGTTCGAGTCGATAG